In Erigeron canadensis isolate Cc75 chromosome 1, C_canadensis_v1, whole genome shotgun sequence, a single window of DNA contains:
- the LOC122585891 gene encoding G-type lectin S-receptor-like serine/threonine-protein kinase SD2-5: MFIVHKKRQHAETEDEEEEYFHQVQGMPTRFSYGELVAATQNFCKKLGEGGFGTVFEGILEDGSKIAVKCLDGHGQVNKSFLAEVESIGNIHHVNLVRLRGFSAWKSRRLLVYDFMSNGSLDRWIYHGDLQGHVLEWEYRKNIILHIAKGLAYLHEECRQQIIHLDIKPQNILLDDNFNAKVSDFGLSKLVDKNQTQVMTTIKGTPGYIAPECWSNSVITEKVDVYSFGIVVLEILCGRKIFDRSVPEESWHLLAVFQKSWEQGTLLGMVDKYSETMQANGAEVVEMMKVASWCLQTDSTRRPSMSTVVKVLEDGMSVESNLDYNFTDPRMQKTTIAQEKELTQLMPSILSWPR, from the coding sequence atgtttattgtCCACAAGAAAAGACAACATGCTGAAacggaagatgaagaagaagagtaTTTTCATCAAGTACAAGGTATGCCCACTCGGTTTTCTTATGGCGAGTTGGTAGCTGCCACTCAGAATTTTTGTAAAAAGCTTGGTGAAGGAGGATTCGGAACAGTTTTCGAAGGGATCCTGGAAGATGGCTCCAAAATTGCAGTTAAATGTCTTGACGGTCATGGACAGGTCAACAAATCGTTCCTCGCCGAAGTTGAATCTATTGGCAACATTCACCATGTGAATTTAGTGAGGCTCAGAGGGTTCTCTGCTTGGAAATCACGTCGACTTCTGGTGTATGACTTCATGAGTAACGGGTCATTAGATCGTTGGATCTACCATGGAGATCTGCAGGGACATGTACTGGAATGGGAATACAGAAAAAACATCATTCTTCATATTGCTAAAGGATTAGCATATCTTCATGAAGAGTGTAGGCAAcaaatcatccaccttgatatTAAGCCTCAAAACATACTACTAGATGACAACTTTAATGCTAAGGTATCAGATTTTGGGTTGTCTAAGCTCGTCGACAAAAATCAAACCCAGGTGATGACTACTATAAAAGGAACCCCTGGGTATATCGCTCCAGAGTGCTGGAGCAACTCGGTTATAACAGAAAAGGTGGACGTATATAGCTTTGGGATCGTTGTCTTAGAGATCTTATGTGGGAGGAAGATATTCGATAGATCTGTGCCAGAAGAAAGTTGGCATTTACTGGCCGTCTTTCAAAAAAGCTGGGAACAAGGAACGTTGTTAGGTATGGTTGACAAGTACAGTGAAACTATGCAAGCAAATGGTGCAGAGGTGGTAGAGATGATGAAAGTAGCTTCGTGGTGTTTACAAACCGATTCTACGAGAAGGCCTTCAATGTCGACGGTTGTTAAGGTGTTAGAAGATGGAATGAGTGTTGAATCGAATCTGGATTACAACTTCACAGATCCGAGAATGCAGAAAACAACAATTGCACAAGAGAAAGAGCTCACACAGTTGATGCCTTCTATTCTTTCATGGCCAAGGTAA
- the LOC122591279 gene encoding epidermis-specific secreted glycoprotein EP1-like has protein sequence MRSVSWSWIIHFLMIILSAFYSVITPTTARLTPYPPSTANLSTSWIISYNVDSRFICDSNDQIATGIFNPILITKTNVTRFALSFSCQLGKNGKCISKNLFSIFIVSEDYDYITRIISPPLVWSANRDHPVQTNATLNFTAAGELVLRDANGTMVWTTNTAGKSVIGMNLTDAGNLVLYDVNHQVVWQSFDHPTDCLVPGQPLFQGQKLISSTNSTSDQKDKYSLEVTDEGLFAYIESNPPHAYYSAKISQLLVTYNESYLNKGKSYVRYLNGSLALFFLSAEPSDPDVTFPITEALSAQYMKLMPDGHLRVFEWQLSIGNWKQVDDLLTDFELFGECGYPLACGRNALCMNSVNPQCVCPVSNPAEIEYFRAVNNREPSQGCSEITPLTCNATQVQDFIALDNVTYFTFTADLNNPL, from the exons ATGAGAAGTGTATCCTGGTCATGGATTATTCATTTTCTCATGATCATTTTATCTGCTTTCTACTCAGTTATAACACCTACTACTGCTCGGCTAACACCATATCCGCCTTCTACTGCAAATCTTTCCACCTCATGGATCATCAGTTATAATGTAGATTCCAGATTTATATGTGACTCAAATGATCAAATTGCAACAGGAATTTTCAACCCCATCCTCATTACAAAAACCAATGTAACTCGATTTGCACTTAGCTTCTCCTGTCAATTAGGGAAAAATGGAAAATGTATCTCTAAGAACCTCTTTTCCATCTTCATTGTTAGTGAAGATTATGACTACATTACCAGAATAATATCTCCTCCCTTAGTTTGGTCAGCCAACCGAGACCATCCGGTCCAGACCAACGCGACACTGAATTTCACTGCAGCAGGAGAACTGGTGCTACGTGATGCGAATGGAACAATGGTTTGGACCACCAACACAGCTGGTAAATCCGTGATTGGCATGAACTTAACTGATGCTGGAAACCTGGTGCTGTACGATGTCAATCACCAAGTGGTTTGGCAATCTTTTGATCACCCGACCGACTGTTTGGTACCTGGACAGCCTTTGTTTCAAGGTCAAAAGCTGATATCATCGACAAATTCGACAAGTGATCAGAAAGATAAGTACTCCCTTGAAGTCACTGATGAAGGTTTGTTTGCTTATATTGAATCAAACCCACCTCATGCCTATTATAGTGCTAAAATATCTCAACTACTCGTAACATATAATGAATCATATTTAAATAAAGGAAAAAGTTATGTTAGGTATTTAAATGGGAGTTTGgctctattctttctttctgcCGAGCCAAGTGATCCTGATGTTACGTTTCCCATAACTGAAGCATTATCGGCTCAGTATATGAAACTGATGCCAGATGGGCATTTAAGAGTGTTTGAATGGCAATTATCCATCGGCAATTGGAAACAGGTTGATGATCTACTTACAGACTTTGAATTATTTGGAGAATGTGGTTATCCTTTGGCTTGTGGGAGAAATGCCCTTTGCATGAATAGTGTTAACCCACAATGTGTTTGTCCTGTATCAAACCCCGCTGAGATAGAATATTTCCGAGCAGTAAACAATCGAGAACCGAGCCAAGGTTGCTCTGAAATTACTCCTCTCACTTGTAATGCAACCCAAGTTCAAGATTTTATTGCACTCGATAACGTCACCTACTTCACGTTTACTGCCGACTTGAATAAT CCTTTATAA